One part of the Bdellovibrio sp. KM01 genome encodes these proteins:
- a CDS encoding replication-relaxation family protein, producing MESLKKYGVLSTPQVIRLHFQSIAKTTALRRLRALAHGTFIRRSVPLDEGTSTWTLGLKGKRLLAVEESMQFSNRNTIYHDVLLNDVRMKFESMGLGSDWTPEYHLKSHAFKNYKYRHAKEQLIPDGLLVEPIKGKDIKMAIELELTRKSELRYKNIFHEYRSINLDHVWYFVKSIRDKEAISKIAKSCFNFDLKMLLFSTISDFLKDEIPQIYFADKQEPMPLTRIQFDHSMIYSPAHSSDHGVSRLEDQEIEIMEEPMSLIS from the coding sequence TTGGAAAGTCTTAAGAAATACGGTGTTCTTTCAACACCTCAAGTGATCCGACTTCACTTCCAATCAATCGCAAAGACCACAGCACTCAGACGTTTACGAGCACTAGCTCATGGAACTTTCATCCGTCGTTCAGTTCCATTGGACGAGGGGACAAGTACATGGACTCTTGGACTCAAGGGAAAACGACTGCTCGCAGTTGAAGAGTCGATGCAGTTCTCAAATCGCAATACAATCTATCATGATGTTCTTTTGAACGACGTTCGAATGAAATTTGAGTCCATGGGATTGGGAAGCGATTGGACTCCCGAGTACCATTTAAAGTCCCATGCTTTTAAAAACTATAAATATCGTCACGCTAAGGAACAACTCATCCCAGACGGATTGTTGGTTGAACCTATTAAAGGCAAAGACATTAAAATGGCCATTGAGCTGGAGCTCACCAGGAAAAGTGAATTAAGATACAAGAACATCTTTCATGAATACCGAAGTATTAACCTTGATCATGTGTGGTACTTCGTAAAAAGCATTAGGGACAAAGAAGCGATCAGCAAAATAGCTAAGAGCTGTTTTAATTTTGACCTAAAAATGCTCCTGTTTTCGACCATATCGGATTTTCTAAAGGATGAAATTCCTCAGATCTACTTCGCTGACAAGCAAGAACCGATGCCACTAACGAGAATCCAATTTGATCACTCTATGATCTATTCCCCTGCTCATAGTTCTGATCATGGGGTGAGCAGGCTCGAGGACCAAGAAATTGAGATTATGGAAGAACCTATGTCCTTGATTTCATAA
- a CDS encoding YiiX/YebB-like N1pC/P60 family cysteine hydrolase has protein sequence MNKLVTIATAAVMGLISACTSSSTKPMEPRSYRNPASTGELITGSQKVLADINNAQIFNPQTCVMFVNNVTDYLYYLPADHFVPKSSTEQESLRKYGPEVLDTIFQIRVSLHEKLQEFDTRSELSKDCATKAREGFQYARFAEEYLLDWLYAQKVYNFKAAPILTNQKPSTWTNPKFEGFELQAGDVMIIRGKSYVSAMIARIADEEGNFSHLAVVGEDKAGKKYVVEALIQYGTIVTPLEKWRQSADARVALFRHPDQTLAKKASRYIYDYAQGALDKGQGIKYDFSMNDDDYSTMFCSEVVRMAYDKASNGQLIIPKFRSTVSKFKGNAYPRSLGVTKTSLFAPYDVEVDPRFDFVAEFRHMPLLRQVRMQDAVLQSVYGWMITKGYNFHWEPKHAGKAYLAKMVRQFGVAKDTLPKYMPVDSIKTNVQFEVVASALEKNIYAKEAEFYKKNGYLPSFQDLLIINEAYRRKDCTDDKALHIPGFGGSQFHWFFYDDNHKCD, from the coding sequence ATGAATAAATTGGTCACGATTGCGACGGCAGCGGTGATGGGATTGATCTCGGCTTGTACCAGCAGCTCAACCAAGCCAATGGAACCACGGTCTTATCGCAATCCAGCCAGTACGGGTGAGTTGATCACAGGTAGCCAAAAGGTTTTGGCTGATATCAACAATGCTCAAATTTTCAATCCGCAAACTTGTGTGATGTTCGTGAACAATGTGACGGACTATCTTTATTATCTGCCAGCCGATCACTTCGTTCCAAAATCTTCTACGGAGCAAGAGAGCTTGCGAAAATATGGCCCGGAAGTTCTAGATACGATTTTCCAAATCCGCGTTTCTTTGCATGAGAAACTTCAGGAGTTCGATACACGCAGTGAGCTTAGCAAAGACTGCGCAACTAAAGCGCGTGAGGGATTTCAGTACGCACGTTTTGCTGAAGAGTATTTGTTGGATTGGTTGTATGCACAGAAAGTTTATAACTTTAAAGCAGCTCCGATCCTGACAAATCAAAAACCAAGTACTTGGACCAATCCAAAATTTGAAGGTTTTGAATTGCAAGCCGGTGACGTCATGATCATTCGCGGGAAGTCCTATGTCTCTGCGATGATCGCGCGTATCGCCGACGAAGAAGGAAATTTTTCGCATCTTGCAGTCGTGGGCGAAGATAAAGCTGGCAAGAAATATGTAGTTGAAGCCCTTATTCAGTACGGTACGATTGTTACTCCGCTGGAAAAATGGCGTCAGTCTGCAGATGCCCGTGTGGCTTTGTTCCGTCACCCAGATCAAACGCTTGCAAAAAAAGCTTCTCGTTATATTTATGATTATGCCCAAGGAGCCTTGGACAAAGGCCAGGGTATCAAGTACGACTTTTCGATGAATGATGACGACTATTCGACAATGTTTTGTTCTGAAGTCGTCAGAATGGCTTATGACAAGGCATCAAATGGTCAGCTGATCATTCCAAAATTTCGTAGCACCGTCAGTAAATTCAAAGGCAATGCTTATCCACGCTCATTGGGTGTGACAAAAACTTCGTTGTTCGCCCCCTATGATGTGGAAGTCGATCCACGCTTTGATTTCGTCGCCGAGTTCAGACATATGCCACTTCTCCGTCAGGTCCGTATGCAAGACGCTGTTTTGCAAAGTGTTTACGGTTGGATGATCACGAAGGGCTATAACTTCCACTGGGAGCCCAAGCATGCAGGCAAAGCATATCTTGCAAAAATGGTTCGTCAGTTCGGTGTCGCCAAAGACACTCTGCCGAAATATATGCCAGTCGATAGCATCAAAACAAATGTGCAATTTGAAGTTGTGGCCAGTGCCTTGGAAAAGAATATTTATGCGAAAGAAGCTGAGTTCTATAAAAAGAACGGTTACCTTCCTTCATTTCAGGATCTATTGATTATCAATGAGGCTTATCGACGTAAGGACTGTACAGACGATAAAGCTCTTCATATCCCGGGTTTCGGCGGGTCACAGTTCCACTGGTTTTTCTATGACGATAACCACAAGTGCGACTAA
- a CDS encoding type 1 glutamine amidotransferase: MQKLLIIQHQQSVPPGSTLEWAKKNGIQVEYWHPADGTPAPDFKPYLGVVICGGTANAFEEDKFPWLQTEKAFLKKLVKNDQKVFGLCLGAQLLADVLGEKVFIHPAGWESGFVPVKMSTGETLQVFQSHLCTFDLPKGAELFATNDFCKNQAYRVGKNIVATQFHPEATDEWIKYCSEKDLSARTGNVQNKTEMLNSLPLRKSLQEWYFKQLDALFL, from the coding sequence ATGCAAAAGCTTTTAATTATCCAACATCAGCAATCGGTTCCTCCTGGTTCGACACTTGAGTGGGCAAAAAAGAATGGTATTCAGGTGGAGTATTGGCATCCTGCTGACGGGACCCCGGCTCCAGATTTTAAACCCTATCTGGGGGTTGTGATTTGTGGCGGAACGGCAAACGCGTTTGAAGAAGACAAATTTCCGTGGCTGCAGACGGAAAAAGCCTTCCTTAAAAAATTGGTTAAGAACGACCAGAAAGTTTTTGGTTTGTGTTTGGGTGCCCAGCTCCTGGCGGATGTCTTGGGAGAAAAAGTTTTTATTCATCCAGCTGGTTGGGAATCTGGTTTCGTCCCAGTGAAAATGTCAACGGGCGAGACGTTGCAGGTATTCCAATCTCACCTTTGCACTTTTGATTTACCAAAAGGGGCCGAGCTTTTCGCGACGAATGATTTTTGTAAGAATCAGGCATATCGAGTTGGCAAAAATATCGTTGCCACTCAATTTCATCCGGAAGCGACGGATGAATGGATCAAATACTGCTCGGAAAAAGATCTCTCGGCGCGAACTGGAAATGTGCAAAATAAAACCGAGATGCTTAATTCCCTTCCTTTAAGAAAATCTCTTCAGGAGTGGTATTTTAAGCAACTCGATGCTTTATTTCTTTAG
- a CDS encoding S41 family peptidase, producing MKSFAKKYKWMIIVFLSLSASICYFQFNQELSPKDLEVSRIDFSDRKEVLTSKDIDKEIKYLLYAFDHAYSAKSIYPDQYQRMIDELQLLSATKNMAMDEYLNKLQKIFSIIPDGHLRVSRIESDDSSLESARAPSSVFSDPVLSLDPHKVAVKQIPSFIMEEKDIRDLIGEVEKDMQKSKALVFDLRGNSGGYVEVPLKIAALLWGEQYREGSEIQYFPMPIKRNGKIGHPVIHALGKNHLILFQTERGKRIDAEARRGMLQKILDYNEYEYGGTVKKLVYDEYAFQPTNEYEDNNLTYENSHLKDRGYNRPIYIVIDETCASACERFLEAMEEHPHAKTIGSRNTRGCVQFGNVGLLVLPESHLAVSISANYISYKDGRIVENIGYKPQLLLKDSEDPFQRISTLIK from the coding sequence ATGAAAAGTTTTGCAAAAAAATATAAATGGATGATCATTGTGTTCCTTTCGCTATCGGCATCAATCTGTTACTTTCAGTTCAATCAAGAGTTAAGTCCTAAAGATTTGGAAGTTAGCAGAATAGATTTCAGTGACAGGAAGGAAGTCCTAACGTCGAAAGATATCGACAAGGAAATAAAGTATCTTCTGTATGCGTTTGATCATGCATACTCTGCGAAATCTATTTATCCGGATCAGTATCAGCGAATGATAGATGAGCTCCAGCTGTTGAGCGCTACCAAGAATATGGCTATGGATGAATATCTAAATAAGCTACAGAAAATATTTTCAATTATTCCAGATGGTCATCTGCGTGTATCTCGGATCGAATCAGATGACTCCTCTTTAGAGTCTGCGCGCGCACCTAGCAGTGTATTCTCTGATCCCGTACTTTCATTAGACCCTCACAAAGTTGCTGTAAAACAAATACCCTCTTTCATTATGGAAGAAAAAGACATTCGCGACCTCATCGGTGAAGTTGAGAAAGATATGCAAAAGTCCAAAGCATTGGTATTTGACCTTCGGGGAAATAGTGGTGGGTATGTTGAGGTGCCACTGAAAATAGCCGCACTCTTGTGGGGTGAGCAATATCGAGAGGGAAGTGAAATTCAATACTTTCCGATGCCTATAAAAAGAAATGGAAAGATTGGTCACCCTGTTATTCACGCCTTAGGTAAGAATCATCTAATATTATTTCAAACAGAACGAGGAAAAAGAATCGATGCGGAAGCGAGAAGGGGAATGCTTCAAAAAATACTTGATTACAATGAGTACGAATACGGTGGCACAGTTAAGAAGTTGGTCTATGACGAGTATGCCTTTCAGCCGACGAACGAATATGAAGACAATAATTTGACCTATGAGAATTCCCATCTGAAAGATCGTGGATACAATCGTCCTATTTATATAGTGATTGATGAAACTTGCGCTTCAGCTTGCGAGAGATTCTTGGAGGCAATGGAGGAGCATCCTCATGCTAAAACTATTGGAAGTAGGAATACGCGTGGCTGTGTTCAGTTTGGTAATGTGGGTTTGTTAGTTCTGCCTGAGAGTCATCTTGCTGTCAGTATTTCCGCCAACTACATCAGTTATAAAGATGGGCGCATAGTGGAAAATATAGGGTATAAACCACAACTTTTGTTAAAAGATTCAGAAGATCCATTTCAGAGAATATCCACTTTAATAAAGTGA
- a CDS encoding GFA family protein: MEKQIGSCHCGEVKYEATGNFTEVISCNCSMCRRKGTLLAFVPVENFKMLSGAEELVDYQFGKKQIHHTFCGECGVTPFAHGTAPNGAKMVAINVRCLEDVDLDSLKITKVDGKSFPI; encoded by the coding sequence GTGGAAAAACAAATCGGCAGTTGTCACTGTGGCGAAGTAAAATACGAAGCTACAGGCAACTTCACAGAAGTTATCAGTTGCAATTGTTCAATGTGCAGAAGAAAAGGCACCTTGCTGGCATTTGTACCAGTTGAGAATTTCAAAATGCTTTCCGGGGCTGAAGAGCTCGTCGACTATCAATTCGGCAAAAAGCAAATTCATCATACCTTTTGTGGTGAGTGTGGCGTGACTCCATTTGCACATGGCACGGCTCCAAATGGTGCAAAAATGGTAGCGATCAATGTACGTTGTTTGGAAGACGTTGATCTGGATAGTCTGAAAATCACTAAAGTGGACGGAAAATCATTCCCGATCTAG
- a CDS encoding DUF4442 domain-containing protein codes for MVNAFTSYLRKRGSNTPGWLVKYMISFWTPYLGAGIKIEEISSDYRYIKVCLKQTWYNRNYVGTQFGGSLYAMTDPFYMLMLINNLGQDYYVWDKGATIDFVAPGKTNVTAEFRINDEIIEKVLKETASGDKYIFDLPVQVIDANGELVASVLKKLYVRKKKKERS; via the coding sequence ATGGTTAATGCCTTTACGTCTTATCTTAGAAAAAGGGGATCTAACACTCCAGGCTGGCTTGTAAAGTACATGATCAGCTTTTGGACGCCTTATCTGGGGGCGGGGATCAAGATTGAAGAGATATCTTCTGATTATCGCTACATCAAAGTATGTCTGAAGCAAACATGGTACAATCGCAATTACGTGGGCACTCAATTCGGCGGATCTCTTTATGCCATGACGGACCCTTTTTACATGCTGATGCTGATCAATAACTTGGGGCAGGATTATTATGTTTGGGATAAAGGTGCCACCATAGACTTCGTAGCACCCGGAAAGACCAATGTTACGGCCGAATTTAGAATCAATGATGAAATCATCGAGAAAGTTCTTAAAGAAACCGCGTCTGGTGATAAGTACATCTTTGATCTGCCAGTACAGGTGATTGATGCGAACGGGGAGTTGGTCGCGTCCGTTCTTAAAAAACTTTACGTTCGTAAGAAGAAAAAAGAACGCTCTTAG
- a CDS encoding DEAD/DEAH box helicase: MKFEKFHLSEDLLRNLEDNGYFRTTDIQFKAIPSILKGEDVLAIAQTGTGKTAAFAIPLINMIHSEKSSKRAIGIKCLVLVPTRELAQQIGEVFNKLSKHTKVKPFALFGGIEQDAQIKKLQDGIDVLIATPGRMFDLISQGFINLNFIEHLVLDEADQMLDLGFIDDIEDIKRKLNRRHQTLFFSATINPEIKKLAYSQVRSNAIRIEISPEDPVSKNVKHFVMFVEMDDKRFFLAEYINQNADGKFIVFVRTRVRAERVAKALERVNIASLTLHGEKDQVDRADVMAAFRKGDCKIMIATDVSARGIDIPDVTHVINYDLPEKPENYVHRIGRTGRGFNKGIAVSFCATEEKEQLANIEALLTKPVEVIKVNKADYKIIASQPETSDIDKSLQALLDSEDLFANPKKAKWKKK; this comes from the coding sequence ATGAAATTCGAAAAATTCCACCTCTCTGAAGACCTTCTTCGCAATCTTGAAGACAACGGCTATTTCCGCACAACTGATATTCAGTTCAAAGCCATTCCATCCATCCTTAAAGGCGAAGACGTTCTGGCTATTGCCCAAACCGGCACCGGTAAAACGGCGGCTTTTGCAATTCCTCTGATCAACATGATCCACTCCGAAAAAAGCAGCAAACGTGCAATCGGCATCAAATGCCTGGTACTTGTTCCGACTCGTGAGTTGGCTCAGCAAATCGGTGAAGTGTTTAATAAACTTTCCAAACACACAAAGGTAAAACCCTTCGCCTTGTTTGGTGGTATCGAACAAGACGCACAGATCAAAAAACTTCAAGACGGCATCGACGTATTGATCGCAACTCCAGGCCGTATGTTTGACTTGATTTCTCAAGGCTTCATTAATCTGAATTTTATCGAACACCTGGTTTTGGATGAAGCCGATCAGATGTTGGATTTGGGATTCATTGACGATATCGAAGACATCAAAAGGAAATTAAACCGTCGCCACCAGACTTTATTTTTCTCTGCGACAATCAATCCTGAGATCAAAAAGCTTGCATACTCTCAAGTTCGCAGTAACGCGATCCGAATCGAAATTTCGCCGGAAGATCCTGTTTCAAAAAACGTGAAACACTTTGTGATGTTTGTCGAAATGGACGACAAGCGTTTCTTCTTGGCAGAGTACATCAATCAAAATGCAGATGGTAAATTCATCGTCTTCGTTCGCACGCGTGTACGTGCTGAACGAGTTGCTAAAGCTCTGGAGCGCGTGAACATCGCCTCTTTGACTTTGCACGGGGAAAAAGACCAAGTCGACCGTGCTGACGTGATGGCAGCCTTCCGTAAAGGCGATTGCAAAATCATGATCGCGACTGATGTAAGTGCTCGTGGTATAGATATCCCTGACGTTACACATGTCATTAACTATGACTTGCCGGAAAAACCTGAGAACTACGTTCATCGTATCGGTCGTACAGGCCGCGGTTTTAACAAAGGTATCGCAGTTTCCTTCTGTGCTACGGAAGAAAAAGAACAACTTGCAAATATCGAGGCTCTGTTGACCAAGCCGGTCGAAGTTATTAAAGTAAACAAAGCCGACTATAAAATTATCGCTTCGCAACCGGAAACTTCAGATATCGATAAAAGCCTTCAAGCTTTGCTTGATAGCGAAGATCTGTTTGCAAATCCTAAAAAAGCGAAGTGGAAGAAAAAGTAA
- a CDS encoding DoxX family membrane protein, with translation MKAKLPMIARILFGLIFFLSGVAGLAQQMGLMPPPPVEGMPPAMLTYFQGIMASVYFMPLLKITETVCGLLILIGWFVPLCLVIMAPIVLNIFFIHAFLAPSGVPLALILGALLIYLAFFAPPYAPKVKALFHKK, from the coding sequence ATGAAAGCTAAACTACCAATGATCGCGCGCATTCTTTTCGGTTTGATCTTCTTTCTTTCGGGAGTTGCAGGCCTTGCACAACAGATGGGCCTTATGCCACCTCCACCAGTTGAAGGCATGCCTCCGGCAATGTTGACTTATTTCCAAGGTATCATGGCTTCCGTTTATTTCATGCCGCTACTTAAAATCACGGAAACCGTGTGCGGGCTTTTGATTCTGATTGGCTGGTTTGTGCCACTTTGCTTGGTCATCATGGCGCCGATCGTTTTGAATATTTTCTTTATCCATGCGTTCCTGGCTCCAAGTGGCGTGCCCCTAGCTTTGATCCTGGGTGCTTTATTGATCTATTTGGCCTTCTTTGCGCCTCCATACGCTCCTAAAGTTAAGGCTTTGTTTCACAAAAAATAG
- a CDS encoding YeiH family protein, which produces MNIQRIQYLVSMALIPLLAVACFVFSFSSALALVLGLVAAVTVGNPYISKTRKLTSNLLSIAVVGLGAGMDLNVVGRVGAQGVGYTVLGISLTLIIGYFLGKVLKTERDTSILISAGTAICGGSAIAAVSSSIKAKPHEISVSLGVVFMLNALALIVFPFVGHHFSLTEGQFGLWSALAIHDTSSVVGASMQYGAHALEVGTTVKLARALWIVPVTLFFGYLVSRKQESTAGKTKFPWFILGFLLAAALVTWIPQLQGAGKVVNELAKKLLVVTLFLIGANLTRDTLRSVGVRPLIQGVLLWVIVGGLTLTAILAGWIGLA; this is translated from the coding sequence ATGAATATACAAAGAATCCAATATCTAGTTTCGATGGCCCTCATTCCATTGCTGGCGGTGGCATGTTTTGTTTTTAGCTTTTCATCAGCGCTTGCATTGGTTCTGGGGTTGGTCGCGGCTGTCACGGTTGGTAATCCCTATATCTCCAAAACACGTAAGTTGACGTCGAATCTTTTAAGCATCGCCGTTGTAGGTTTGGGGGCGGGAATGGATTTGAATGTGGTTGGTCGAGTCGGAGCGCAAGGTGTGGGTTATACAGTCCTGGGTATTTCGTTGACTCTGATCATTGGTTACTTCTTGGGTAAAGTTTTAAAAACTGAGCGCGATACTTCGATTTTGATTTCCGCAGGAACAGCGATTTGTGGAGGCAGTGCCATCGCTGCAGTTTCCTCTTCCATCAAAGCGAAGCCTCATGAAATTTCAGTTTCATTGGGTGTGGTGTTCATGCTGAATGCCTTGGCATTGATTGTTTTCCCATTTGTGGGTCATCACTTTAGTTTGACTGAAGGTCAATTCGGTCTGTGGAGTGCGCTGGCGATTCATGACACGAGTTCTGTTGTGGGGGCGTCCATGCAATATGGTGCTCACGCTTTGGAAGTGGGAACAACAGTGAAACTGGCAAGAGCATTGTGGATTGTTCCAGTGACGTTGTTTTTTGGATACTTGGTTTCACGCAAGCAAGAATCTACGGCGGGCAAAACAAAATTTCCCTGGTTTATTCTTGGGTTTTTATTAGCAGCAGCTTTGGTTACTTGGATCCCTCAGCTTCAGGGAGCAGGAAAAGTCGTTAACGAACTTGCCAAAAAACTTTTAGTGGTCACGTTGTTCCTGATCGGCGCGAATTTGACTCGCGACACATTACGCAGTGTCGGCGTGCGACCATTGATCCAAGGTGTTTTACTATGGGTTATTGTTGGCGGACTGACATTAACGGCAATTTTAGCGGGCTGGATCGGGCTCGCGTAA
- a CDS encoding aldo/keto reductase yields MAFKSAVTLRDGTHMPQLGFGVWQVPDDGAEAAVSEAFKVGYRSIDTAAIYRNETGVGQAIKNSGLARNEIFITTKLWNDDQGYDKSMKAIDSSLKKLGIEQVDLYLVHWPSPHRGLYLETWKAMVEIKKQGKAKSIGVSNFMPEHLTRIIDATGEIPVLNQIELHPKFQQKNLREFHQKHGIFTECWSPLGQGKLLDDSHLKEIAAKHGKSTAQVILRWHLQNNFIVIPKSVTPSRIKENFDVSDFKLSADDMAKIEKMDSKDGRIGPNPMTAEF; encoded by the coding sequence ATGGCATTCAAATCAGCAGTTACGTTAAGAGATGGCACCCACATGCCTCAATTGGGCTTCGGCGTTTGGCAAGTGCCGGATGATGGTGCCGAGGCAGCCGTCAGTGAAGCTTTCAAAGTTGGTTACCGTTCGATTGATACTGCAGCCATTTATCGCAACGAAACGGGGGTAGGTCAGGCAATTAAAAACAGTGGACTTGCCCGCAACGAGATATTCATCACCACAAAACTTTGGAATGACGATCAAGGATATGACAAATCGATGAAAGCGATTGATTCGAGTTTGAAAAAGCTGGGAATCGAACAAGTTGATTTGTATTTGGTGCATTGGCCTTCTCCCCATCGTGGTCTTTATCTTGAAACGTGGAAAGCCATGGTGGAGATTAAGAAACAGGGTAAGGCAAAATCAATCGGTGTATCTAACTTCATGCCCGAGCATCTGACTCGTATTATCGATGCGACGGGGGAAATTCCAGTCCTCAATCAAATTGAACTTCATCCAAAATTCCAACAAAAGAATTTGCGTGAGTTCCATCAAAAACACGGCATCTTCACTGAATGCTGGAGTCCCTTGGGTCAAGGTAAGCTTTTAGATGATTCCCATCTGAAAGAAATCGCGGCAAAACATGGCAAGTCCACAGCACAGGTTATTTTGCGCTGGCATTTGCAGAATAATTTTATCGTGATTCCAAAATCCGTGACACCTTCACGCATTAAAGAAAACTTTGATGTCTCTGATTTCAAATTAAGTGCCGACGATATGGCTAAGATAGAGAAAATGGACAGCAAAGACGGTCGCATAGGGCCAAACCCAATGACGGCAGAGTTCTAA
- a CDS encoding 3-oxoacyl-[acyl-carrier-protein] synthase III C-terminal domain-containing protein has translation MYLGKFHSIEPPYQVSQDASLDWLSTAHHLAQNEQSHTKEEYLKMLHRVGCSSQQIQQRYFFVPDVGEHDWSQNKIYPIPVSKRGVSMHHRHEYYHKIVQDLFKQIYDTRAYPDDMIHVSCTGYVSPSAAQLIALKSPKPVTVTHSYHMGCYGAFPALRMAAGFLANESILGEKRSVDLVHTELCSLHLNPEESSLEQMVIQSLFADGCIAYRMSHAQPDAGFKILSLYEEIIPDTADAMEWMVSDWGMKMTLSKDVPSMVGTKIREFTERWLKTRGYDLSKLQKNALFAVHPGGPKIIDQVAHHLELKDSQVEASRRLLHRRGNMSSATLPHLWESILHDDNVPSGTQIISYAFGPGLTVCGGLMEKL, from the coding sequence ATGTATCTAGGAAAGTTTCACTCCATTGAGCCTCCATATCAGGTTTCCCAGGATGCCAGTCTTGATTGGCTTTCGACAGCTCATCATCTTGCACAAAATGAACAATCCCACACGAAGGAAGAGTATTTAAAAATGCTCCATCGGGTGGGTTGTTCGTCTCAACAAATTCAGCAGAGATATTTTTTCGTACCTGATGTCGGCGAGCACGATTGGTCTCAAAATAAAATTTATCCAATTCCCGTAAGCAAGCGTGGCGTCAGCATGCACCATCGCCACGAGTACTATCACAAGATCGTGCAAGATCTGTTCAAACAGATTTATGATACCCGGGCTTATCCGGACGATATGATTCACGTCAGTTGCACGGGATATGTCTCGCCGAGCGCCGCACAGCTTATTGCCCTAAAGTCTCCAAAACCCGTCACCGTCACGCATTCCTATCACATGGGCTGCTATGGAGCTTTTCCGGCGTTAAGAATGGCAGCGGGATTTTTAGCGAATGAATCTATCTTAGGGGAAAAGCGCAGCGTAGATTTGGTTCACACCGAATTATGCAGTCTGCATTTAAATCCCGAAGAATCGTCGCTGGAACAGATGGTAATTCAAAGCCTGTTCGCTGATGGTTGTATCGCGTACCGCATGAGTCACGCTCAACCGGACGCGGGTTTCAAAATTCTTTCGCTTTATGAAGAAATAATTCCTGATACCGCTGATGCGATGGAGTGGATGGTTTCTGATTGGGGAATGAAAATGACTCTTTCGAAAGACGTTCCCTCGATGGTGGGAACAAAGATTCGCGAATTCACCGAACGCTGGTTGAAAACGCGCGGCTATGATCTTTCTAAACTTCAAAAAAATGCACTCTTCGCTGTTCATCCTGGTGGACCAAAAATTATTGATCAAGTTGCGCATCATTTAGAATTAAAAGACTCGCAAGTTGAAGCCAGTCGGCGACTTTTGCATAGACGGGGCAACATGTCTTCGGCGACTCTCCCCCACTTGTGGGAATCCATTCTTCATGACGACAACGTGCCATCGGGCACTCAGATCATTAGTTACGCATTCGGACCCGGACTGACTGTTTGCGGAGGACTGATGGAGAAGTTATGA